One window of the Eucalyptus grandis isolate ANBG69807.140 chromosome 6, ASM1654582v1, whole genome shotgun sequence genome contains the following:
- the LOC104452153 gene encoding stromal processing peptidase, chloroplastic, with product MAASTSVVAGLPQIRPSRGDRFSASGLHPPPSLSASRLAASASLARPNSLCQSIYASKRWPFDVVHRCSTYQRKNDTWRRRSSVFSRRVTDLHFTQLHNCISCSLSQRKGRLNSQRSIPRAFTDKSAFHLSKLSSNSASHVCVPCATVGPEEPHAASTTWPDGILEKQDLDLLNFESERTELEAFLGSKLPPHPKLYRGQLKNGLRYLILPNKVPLNRFEAHMEVHAGSIDEEDDEQGIAHMIEHVAFLGSKKREKLLGTGARSNAYTDFHHTVFHIHSPTSAKDSGEDLLPSVLDALNEIAFHPKFLSSRVEKERRAILSELQMMNTIEYRVDCQLLQHLHSENKLSQRFPIGLEEQIKKWDADKIRKFHERWYFPANATLYIVGDIDNISKTVSQIEAVFGQTALESETPPAPTPSAFGAMASFLVPKLPVGLSGSSSHDKPSTLEQAKVTKKERHSIRPPVEHNWSLPGNLTDMKAPQIFQHELLQNFSINMFCKIPVSKVQTYGDLRNVLMKRIFLSALHFRINTRYKSSNPPFTSVELDHSDSGREGCTVTTLTVTAEPKNWQSAITVAVQEVRRLKEFGVTKGELTRYMDALLKDSEQLAAMIDNVSSVDNLDFIMESDALGHTVMDQRQGHESLVAVAGTVTLEEVNAVGAKVLEYIADFGKPTAPKPAAIVACVPNKVHIDGVGEAEFRISPSEIIDAMKTGMEQPIEPEPELEVPKELISSSQLQELKVQRKPSFVPLTPLAGILKIHDKETGITQCRLSNGIRINYKISQSESRGGVMRLIVGGGRAVENSDSRGAVIVGVRTLSEGGRVGNFSREQVELFCVNHLINCSLESTEEFISMEFRFTLRDNGMQGAFQLLHMVLEHSVWLEDAFDRARQLYLSYYRSIPKSLERSTAHKLMLAMLNGDERFVEPTPMSLQNLTLETVRDAVMDQFVGDNMEVSIVGDFSEEEIESCILNYLGTVRSARESGREKQFEPVLFRPSTSDLQSQQVFLKDTDERACAYIAGPAPNRWGFTVEGKDLFKSITEISVGSDAQSHPEEESADKDVANNMQRKLRSHRLFFGITMGLLAEIINSRLFTTVRDSLGLTYDVSFELNLFDRLELGWYVISVTSTPAKVHKAVDACKNVLRGLHSNKIAQRELDRAKRTLLMRHEAEIKSNAYWLGLLAHLQASSVSRKDISCIKDLTSLYEAATIEDIYLAYDQLKIDDSSLYSCIGIAGAQAGEEIIASLEEGESQEEYPGVIPMGRGLSTMTRPTT from the exons ATGGCCGCCTCGACCTCCGTCGTCGCCGGCCTCCCTCAGATTCGCCCTTCCAGAGGCGACCGATTCTCGGCGTCGGGGCTCCACCCGCCGCCGTCGCTGTCGGCGTCCCGCTTGGCCGCCTCCGCCTCCTTGGCCCGCCCGAATTCGCTCTGCCAATCCATCTACGCGTCCAAGAG ATGGCCATTTGATGTTGTACATAGATGTTCAACTTATCAAAGAAAGAATGATACTTGGAGAAGGAGGTCTTCCGTGTTTAGTAGACGAGTCACCGATCTACATTTTACACAACTGCACAATTGTATTTCATGTTCTCTTAGTCAGCGGAAAGGTCGCCTCAATAGCCAAAGATCTATACCGAGAGCATTCACAGACAAATCTGCTTTTCACTTGTCTAAACTATCCTCCAACAGTGCCTCA CATGTTTGTGTTCCTTGTGCAACTGTGGGTCCGGAGGAGCCGCATGCCGCTAGTACAACATGGCCAGATGGTATACTTGAGAAACAAGATTTGGATTTGCtgaattttgaaagtgaaagaacAGAGTTAGAGGCATTTTTGGGTTCCAAACTTCCACCTCACCCAAAGTTGTACCGAGGACAATTGAAAAATGGCCTCCGCTATCTTATTTTACCGAATAAAGTTCCTCTGAATAG GTTTGAAGCACACATGGAAGTTCACGCAGGATCCATtgatgaggaagatgatgaacaaggaATTGCACACATGATTGAACATGTCGCATTTCTTGGAAGTAAGAAGCGTGAAAAACTTCTTGGGACAGGGGCTCGATCTAATGCCTATACTGATTTTCATCATACAGTGTTTCACATCCATTCACCAACTAGTGCAAAG GACTCTGGTGAAGATTTGCTTCCGTCTGTGTTGGATGCTTTGAATGAG ATAGCTTTCCACCCTAAATTCCTTTCTTCAAGGGTCGAGAAAGAGCGTCGTGCTATACTTTCGGAGTTACAGATGATGAATACGATAGAGTATCGTGTTGATTGTCAG TTGTTACAACATCTTCATTCCGAGAACAAGCTGAGCCAAAGGTTTCCAATTGGATTGGAAGAGCAGATTAAGAAATGGGATGCTGACAAAATTAGGAAGTTCCATGAACGGTGGTACTTCCCCGCGAATGCAACCTTGTACATTGTTGGTGACATTGATAACATCTCAAAGACAGTATCGCAGATAGAA GCCGTCTTTGGACAAACAGCTCTGGAAAGTGAGACACCACCTGCACCAACACCAAGTGCGTTTGGTGCAATGGCTAGTTTTCTTGTACCAAAGCTCCCTGTTGGTCTCTCTGGAAGTTCATCTCATGATAAACCAAGTACTTTAGAGCAGGCTAAGGTCACTAAAAAGGAAAGGCATTCGATTCGTCCTCCAGTGGAGCACAATTGGTCACTTCCGGGAAACCTTACTGATATGAAGGCTCCGCAGATATTTCAGCATGAGCTGCtccaaaatttttcaattaacatGTTCTGTAAG ATTCCTGTGAGCAAAGTTCAGACATATGGCGACTTGCGAAATGTTTTGATGAAAAGGATATTTCTATCTGCGCTGCATTTTCGGATTAACACTAGATACAAg aGTTCTAATCCACCCTTCACGTCAGTTGAACTGGATCACAGTGATTCTGGGAGAGAAGGATGCACAGTCACCACTCTTACTGTGACTGCAGAACCCAAGAATTGGCAGAGTGCCATTACAGTTGCTGTTCAAGAG GTTCGACGGTTGAAGGAATTTGGTGTCACGAAAGGTGAACTAACTCGATATATGGATGCACTATTGAAAGATAGTGAACAGCTGGCAGCAATGATTGATAATGTGTCATCAGTAGACAATTTGGATTTTATTATGGAGAGTGATGCATTGGGCCATACTGTAATGGATCAGAGGCAAGGGCATGAGAGTCTGGTTGCTGTTGCTGGAACAGTTACGCTTGAAGAG GTCAATGCTGTGGGTGCAAAGGTGCTAGAGTATATTGCTGATTTTGGAAAGCCTACTGCACCTAAACCTGCGGCAATTGTTGCATGTGTCCCCAACAAAGTGCACATAGACGGAGTCGGTGAAGCCGAATTCAGAATATCACCAAGTGAGATTATTGATGCTATGAAAACTGGTATGGAGCAACCTATTGAACCTGAACCAGAG CTTGAGGTACCAAAAGAACTGATTTCTTCATCCCAGTTGCAGGAGTTGAAGGTGCAGAGAAAGCCATCCTTTGTTCCTTTAACTCCACTTGCAGGCATTTTGAAAATCCATGACAAAGAAACTGGGATCACCCAGTGCCGTCTTTCCAATGGTATTCGTATAAATTACAAG ATTTCACAAAGTGAATCCCGAGGAGGTGTGATGCGACTCATTGTTGGTGGTGGAAGAGCGGTTGAAAATTCTGATTCAAGAGGAGCAGTCATTGTGGGTGTGCGGACTTTGAGCGAGGGAGGTCGTGTCGGCAACTTTTCAAGGGAGCAG GTGGAGCTTTTCTGTGTGAATCACTTGATAAATTGCTCCTTGGAGTCAACAGAGGAATTTATCTCAATGGAGTTCCGTTTTACTCTCAGAGACAATGGCATGCAAGGTGCTTTCCAGTTGCTTCATATGGTACTTGAG CACAGTGTCTGGCTGGAAGATGCATTTGATAGAGCCAGACAACTATATTTATCCTATTATCGGTCTATCCCTAAAAGTTTAGAGCGCTCAACTGCTCACAAACTAATGCTGGCCATGCTGAATGGAGATGAGCGATTTGTTGAGCCAACACCCATGTCATTACAAAATTTGACCTTGGAAACTGTAAGAGATGCAGTCATGGATCAGTTTGTCGGTGATAACATGGAG GTTAGTATTGTTGGGGACTTCTCTGAGGAAGAGATTGAGTCTTGTATTCTTAATTACCTTGGAACAGTCAGATCAGCCAGAGAATCTGGAAGAGAGAAGCAATTTGAACCTGTACTGTTTCGGCCATCTACATCTGATTTACAGTCCCAGCAA GTTTTCTTAAAGGATACTGATGAGAGAGCATGTGCATATATTGCTGGCCCAGCACCTAATCGCTGGGGTTTCACTGTCGAAGGCAAAGACCTTTTTAAGTCGATTACTGAAATTTCAGTTGGCAGTG ATGCCCAATCTCATCCAGAGGAAGAATCTGCAGACAAAGATGTTGCTAACAATATGCAGAGGAAACTTAGGAGTCACCGGCTTTTCTTCGGCATCACCATGGGTCTATTGGCCGAGATAATTAATTCAAG GCTGTTCACAACTGTCAGAGATTCCCTTGGATTGACATATGATGTATCATTTGAATTAAACCTGTTTGATAGGCTTGAGCTTGGATGGTATGTTATCTCTGTAACATCAACTCCGGCCAAG GTGCATAAAGCCGTGGATGCTTGCAAGAATGTACTCAGAGGTTTACATAGCAACAAGATTGCCCAGAGGGAGTTGGATAGG GCAAAACGGACCCTTTTAATGAGACATGAAGCGGAAATCAAGTCCAATGCCTATTGGCTTGGATTGTTGGCTCACTTGCAAGCTTCTTCTGTTTCAAGGAAG GACATATCATGCATCAAAGATCTTACTTCACTATATGAAGCTGCGACTATAGAAGACATATACCTTGCATATGATCAATTGAAAATTGATGATAGTTCATTGTACTCATGCATTGGGATTGCCGGGGCACAGGCTGGGGAAGAAATTATTG CTTCATTGGAAGAGGGAGAATCTCAGGAAGAGTATCCCGGAGTCATTCCCATGGGGCGTGGTTTATCTACAATGACACGACCGACGACATGA
- the LOC104450368 gene encoding uncharacterized protein LOC104450368 has translation MSERRWARWAWGWAVVGSLISLGASVAGAGDERVVSRIAFGSCANQSAPQPIWDAIVKFDPQVFIWLGDNIYGDIRRPLQLFGKERTTGPWKNVPRFVPSSEQEMESRYTRAKTNPGYSLLRQNAKVIGTWDDHDYGLNDAGKEFGGKITNQRLLLDFLDEPKDSPRRKQAGVYASYTFGPVGKQVKVILLDTRYHRDPLFSDGSILGSEQWTWLEKELMGPATELTIFGSSIQVVSNHSAATGPMFYLEAWGRFPKEMDRLFKLIAESKRDGVFFISGDVHFGEIARYDCGVGYPLFDITSSGLTQSVEKAVPPPLNMVLRFVAWLTPSTMRVMSRNCRFRSCTYGLPNFGAIEIQWGENPVKLIIQVRDTDGHPVTSANVSLSELRAYNGKLVAADTAGGYKRHCSLEVTLPWIIRYRLAILFYCAVAVCFLAFLGIAYGVGSFCWKYLRKCKLD, from the exons ATGAGCGAGCGGCGGTGGGCGCGGTGGGCCTGGGGGTGGGCGGTGGTCGGGTCGCTGATCTCGCTCGGCGCTTCCGTCGCCGGGGCCGGAGATGAGAGGGTGGTGTCTCGGATCGCCTTCGGGTCGTGCGCGAACCAAAGCGCGCCCCAG CCTATCTGGGATGCGATCGTCAAGTTTGATCCTCAGGTATTCATCTGGCTGGGCGACAATATATATGGAGACATAAGGCGCCCTTTACAACTGTTCGGCAAAGAAAGGACGACAGGACCCTGGAAGAATGTCCCAAGATTTGTTCCTTCATCTGAGCAGGAGATGGAGTCCAGATACACGAGAGCTAAGACGAATCCTGGATATTCTCTTCTTCGACAGAATGCTAAG GTAATTGGCACTTGGGATGACCATGATTATGGACTGAATGACGCAGGAAAGGAGTTTGGTGGGAAAATCACCAACCAAAGGCTTCTCCTCGACTTCTTAGATGAACCTAAGGATAGTCCCAG GCGAAAGCAAGCAGGCGTTTATGCATCATATACATTTGGTCCTGTGGGTAAGCAAGTAAAG GTTATTCTCCTAGATACGAGGTATCATCGAGATCCTTTGTTTAGTGATGGAAGCATCTTGGGGTCGGAACAATGGACGTGGTTAGAGAAAGAGTTGATGGGGCCAGCAACAGAGTTAACTATATTTGGATCTTCCATTCAG GTCGTATCAAATCATTCGGCTGCAACTGGCCCCATGTTTTACCTGGAAGCTTGGGGACGTTTTCCAAAGGAGATGGACCGGCTATTTAAATTAATTGCGGAGAGTAAG AGAGATGGTGTGTTCTTCATAAGTGGAGATGTTCATTTTGGAGAAATTGCAAGATATGACTGCGGGGTTGGTTATCCATTGTTTGACATTACTTCTAGTGGGCTTACGCAATCTGTGGAGAAGGCTGTCCCACCTCCATTAAACATGGTTTTGAGATTTGTGGCATGGTTGACGCCAAGTACTATGAGGGTGATGAGCCGTAACTGCAGATTCAGGTCATGCACTTATG GTCTACCTAATTTTGGCGCAATTGAGATACAATGGGGTGAAAACCCAgtgaaattgataattcaaGTGAGAGATACAGATGGACATCCTGTAACAAGTGCCAATGTTTCGTTGTCTGAACTGAGAGCATACAACGGGAAACTTGTGGCTGCCGACACCGCTGGAGGGTATAAAAGGCACTGTTCTCTGGAAGTTACCTTACCATGGATTATCAGATATCGTTTGGCGATCTTGTTTTATTGCGCCGTAGCTG TttgttttcttgcttttcttggaATTGCCTATGGAGTTGGATCATTCTGCTGGAAGTATCTCCGGAAGTGCAAGCTCGATTGA
- the LOC104450371 gene encoding uncharacterized protein At1g76660: MSGMGSEQIRIPQPQQQERRWGGCLGAFPCFGSQKGGKRIVPASRIPEGNAAANQPNRPQAIGLANPGTALVPSLLAPPSSPASFTNSALPSTAQSPSCFLSLSANSPGGPSSTMYATGPYAHETQLVSPPVFSTFTTEPSTAPLTPPPELAHLTTPSSPDVPYAQFLSSSRGLKGADRSSYLAGNDLQANYPLYPGSPSSSLRSPVSRISSGGLSSSFPEREFHSQWDPSASPQSGKYHGSGTDRLYGQDNASSSAAAHDTNFFCPATFAEFYLDHNPPFPQTGGRLSVSKDSDVAYNGSSGYQNRQNNRSPMQDADEIEAYRASFGFSADEIIVTNHYVEISDPMDDSFSMTPLPPITLLLGRPYSLFLEVKNKKQRKRT; encoded by the exons ATGAGCGGGATGGGTTCCGAGCAGATTAGAATTCCTCAGCCGCAGCAGCAAGAACGG AGATGGGGAGGATGCCTTGGTGCTTTTCCTTGTTTTGGTTCTCAGAAAGGTGGAAAGCGTATAGTTCCTGCATCTCGTATTCCAGAGGGAAATGCTGCAGCAAACCAGCCAAACAGACCTCAAGCCATTGGGTTGGCTAACCCAGGGACAGCACTAGTTCCCTCTCTTCTTGCACCTCCTTCTTCACCAGCATCCTTTACAAACTCTGCTCTCCCTTCAACGGCTCAATCACCTAGTTGTTTCCTATCTTTATCAGCCAACTCACCCGGTGGCCCTTCATCCACAATGTATGCCACGGGGCCCTATGCTCATGAAACACAACTTGTTTCTCCTCCAGTTTTCTCAACCTTCACAACTGAGCCATCAACTGCCCCTCTCACTCCTCCACCAGAGTTGGCCCATTTAACTACACCGTCCTCACCGGATGTTCCTTATGCACAGTTCCTTTCATCTTCAAGGGGCCTCAAGGGTGCCGATAGGAGCAGTTACCTTGCCGGGAATGATCTTCAGGCGAATTATCCACTTTACCCTGGAAGCCCTTCCAGTAGTCTGCGATCACCTGTTTCGAGGATATCCAGTGGTGGGTTATCATCGTCTTTTCCAGAAAGGGAGTTCCATTCGCAATGGGATCCATCGGCTTCTCCTCAAAGTGGGAAGTATCATGGAAGTGGTACTGACCGGTTATATGGGCAAGACAATGCAAGCTCCTCTGCAGCCGCTCACGATACTAATTTCTTCTGCCCGGCTACATTTGCTGAATTTTATCTTGATCATAATCCTCCATTCCCTCAAACTGGTGGCAGATTAAGTGTTTCTAAGGATTCAGATGTTGCTTATAATGGTAGCAGTGGATACCAGAATCGGCAAAACAATAGAAGTCCCATGCAGGATGCCGACGAAATAGAAGCTTATAGAGCATCCTTTGGGTTCAGTGCAGATGAAATAATTGTCACTAACCATTATGTGGAGATCTCTGATCCGATGGACGATTCCTTCAGCATGACTCCTTTGCCTCCAATAACTCTTCTACTGGGGAGACCCTACAGCCTGTTTTTGGAGGTGAAGAACAAAAAGCAGAGAAAACGCACATAA
- the LOC104450370 gene encoding putative calcium-binding protein CML19 produces the protein MMKFGPSSRSSSSNSSSSPDRDPGTKRESAFGRLRRRLSPRRRSSAADQSAAPVVEIAAEDCGKSGELRRVFDYFDENGDGKISPAELRSCVSSLGGDLSSEEAEMAVRASDLDGDGMLGFEEFQRLVESGGEEEKRKDLEEAFGMYEMEGSGCITAGSLRRMLSRLGEARSVEDCKAMIRAFDLNGDGVLSFDEFSVMMH, from the coding sequence ATGATGAAGTTCGGTCCATCGTCCCGCTCCAGCTCAAGCAACAGCTCTTCTTCGCCCGACAGAGATCCCGGCACCAAGCGGGAATCCGCCTTCGGGAGGCTGCGCCGCAGGCTGTCCCCGAGAAGGAGGAGCAGTGCTGCCGACCAAAGCGCTGCCCCCGTCGTAGAAATCGCTGCCGAGGACTGCGGGAAGTCCGGCGAGCTCCGGCGGGTGTTCGACTACTTCGACGAGAACGGGGACGGGAAGATATCCCCCGCGGAGCTGCGGAGCTGCGTGAGTAGCCTGGGCGGGGACCTGTCGAGCGAGGAGGCGGAGATGGCGGTGCGGGCGTCGGACCTCGACGGGGACGGGATGCTGGGGTTCGAGGAGTTCCAGAGGCTGGTGGAGAGCggcggggaggaggagaagaggaaggacCTGGAGGAGGCGTTCGGGATGTACGAGATGGAGGGGTCCGGGTGCATCACGGCCGGCAGCCTGCGGCGGATGCTGAGCCGGCTGGGGGAGGCGAGGTCCGTGGAGGACTGCAAGGCCATGATCAGGGCGTTCGACCTCAACGGCGACGGCGTGCTCAGCTTCGACGAGTTCAGCGTCATGATGCACTGA